The following coding sequences lie in one Leptospira selangorensis genomic window:
- a CDS encoding glutamyl-tRNA reductase has protein sequence MWSTLQVFHSESSDRDLLSLPDAFSWKTCMRTVLVSDSRIHPHPENLPAHWESKSGYEAYRLLLEIISGLKSKLFGETEVLSQFRQRFQELPDLAFGDYLAKLRDNLIEDCRTLRSGYLQNLGEQSYGGLADKYLSEAANPPKEIVLFGTGQLAEKILPWLSHSNRKTKIVGRNPHRLEFLSSVSGSSSHLVEDWSPNGEAWVIAAPMDCSAWMDQLAPGNLVLDFREEPLEGSWPSDIVYISFAQMLSSLKETEERTRKVKEELKSVLDELLEERELEAHQFVFGWDDLPCPTF, from the coding sequence ATCTTCCGACAGGGATTTGCTTTCTCTTCCTGATGCATTTTCTTGGAAGACTTGTATGCGTACTGTTCTTGTTTCAGATTCTAGGATCCATCCTCATCCGGAAAATCTTCCTGCTCATTGGGAAAGTAAATCCGGTTACGAAGCGTATAGGCTTCTTCTCGAAATTATCTCAGGTTTAAAATCTAAATTGTTTGGTGAGACAGAAGTTCTCTCTCAGTTCAGACAAAGATTCCAGGAATTACCGGATCTTGCTTTCGGTGATTATCTTGCAAAACTCAGAGACAATCTGATCGAAGATTGTAGAACTCTTCGCTCCGGTTATTTGCAAAATTTAGGAGAACAATCTTATGGTGGTTTGGCGGATAAATATTTATCCGAAGCTGCAAATCCTCCTAAAGAGATCGTACTTTTTGGGACCGGGCAGCTTGCCGAAAAAATCCTACCTTGGCTTTCTCATTCTAATAGAAAAACTAAGATCGTAGGACGTAATCCCCATCGTTTGGAATTTTTATCTTCTGTTTCCGGTTCTTCTTCTCATCTGGTCGAAGATTGGTCTCCGAATGGAGAAGCTTGGGTGATCGCAGCGCCTATGGACTGCTCCGCTTGGATGGATCAATTGGCTCCGGGAAATCTGGTCCTAGATTTTAGAGAAGAACCTTTGGAAGGATCTTGGCCCTCAGATATCGTATATATTTCCTTTGCCCAGATGCTTTCTTCCTTGAAAGAAACGGAAGAAAGAACTAGAAAAGTAAAGGAAGAATTAAAATCCGTTTTAGACGAGCTTTTGGAAGAAAGAGAACTGGAAGCTCATCAATTTGTATTCGGTTGGGATGACCTACCTTGTCCGACGTTTTAA
- a CDS encoding hydroxymethylbilane synthase, with protein sequence MSDVLRIGSRKSSLAKLQTCLVQDQLHKLYPELELQLFFKEASGDQDLTTPLWKMGSRGVFTQDLTKELVQGNVDVVVHSFKDLDLEGHEGTEILMVLPRADQRDVLLFKKSSYENPPKEIKIHSSSPRREYNLSAFLPSALPSRLQNLPISFHPVRGNVQTRLRKWKEDPEISGLVVAKAAIDRLLAENFSFSSTEEYSEVRKEIRSAISNELFMVLPLSKNPNAPAQGALAAEFRKGDEKTKKLLLPLSDQKEEAAVLEERKILSYFGGGCHQKIGVSVILGGPADFLFVRGKTDSGSELDAFDRWNGKEFPEPSSLDLVFPKPRQGFRMKRSPVHAPVPKEKFWFVSRADSLPKDWELPGLETIFIVAGAKTWEKLASRDVWVNGSTDGLGEEDAKQIVSFYESNPDFIKLTHEESDIIEGVWRRFVTYKVDFESEQPDLSEYSHFFWMSASQFDRAYKKNPEIGSRIHSCGTGATYKYIRKTLGDSAKIFAFPNFESWERACKGEVPDFLTKRGAV encoded by the coding sequence TTGTCCGACGTTTTAAGAATCGGTTCCCGAAAAAGTTCCCTCGCAAAATTACAGACCTGCCTCGTACAAGATCAATTGCACAAATTGTATCCTGAGTTGGAGCTCCAACTTTTTTTCAAAGAAGCGAGCGGTGATCAAGATTTAACCACTCCACTTTGGAAAATGGGAAGCAGAGGTGTTTTCACACAAGACTTAACCAAAGAACTCGTCCAGGGAAATGTGGATGTAGTAGTTCACTCCTTCAAGGATTTGGATTTAGAAGGTCATGAAGGCACTGAAATTTTAATGGTGCTCCCTCGTGCAGACCAGAGAGACGTTTTACTTTTTAAAAAATCTTCTTACGAGAATCCTCCTAAAGAAATTAAGATCCATTCTTCTAGTCCAAGAAGGGAATATAATCTTTCCGCATTTCTTCCGAGTGCACTCCCCTCTCGTCTTCAGAATTTACCGATCAGTTTTCATCCTGTAAGAGGAAATGTACAGACTAGACTTCGTAAATGGAAGGAAGATCCAGAAATTTCTGGACTCGTAGTGGCAAAAGCTGCGATAGATCGGCTTCTTGCGGAAAACTTTTCTTTTTCTTCTACAGAAGAATATTCAGAAGTTAGAAAAGAAATTAGATCTGCTATCTCTAACGAACTATTTATGGTCCTTCCTTTATCAAAAAATCCGAATGCACCTGCGCAAGGGGCACTTGCTGCGGAGTTCAGAAAAGGTGACGAGAAGACTAAAAAACTTTTACTTCCACTTTCGGATCAAAAAGAAGAGGCAGCAGTTTTGGAAGAGAGAAAAATCCTCTCTTATTTCGGCGGAGGTTGCCACCAAAAGATCGGTGTTTCCGTGATCTTAGGAGGCCCTGCGGATTTTCTATTCGTTCGTGGAAAAACAGATTCTGGGTCAGAGTTAGATGCTTTTGATCGTTGGAATGGAAAAGAATTCCCGGAACCTTCTTCCTTGGATCTTGTATTTCCTAAACCAAGACAAGGTTTTAGGATGAAACGTTCTCCTGTGCATGCTCCCGTTCCTAAAGAAAAATTTTGGTTCGTATCTCGTGCGGACTCTTTACCTAAAGACTGGGAATTACCAGGCCTTGAAACGATCTTTATCGTAGCAGGTGCGAAAACCTGGGAAAAGTTGGCCTCCAGAGATGTTTGGGTGAACGGCTCCACTGACGGTTTGGGCGAAGAAGATGCAAAACAAATTGTTAGCTTTTACGAATCCAATCCTGACTTCATTAAACTCACTCATGAAGAAAGTGATATTATCGAAGGTGTATGGAGAAGGTTCGTAACCTATAAGGTGGACTTCGAATCGGAGCAACCTGATCTCTCCGAATACTCTCATTTTTTCTGGATGAGTGCTTCTCAATTTGATAGAGCTTATAAAAAAAATCCGGAAATCGGATCTCGCATTCATTCTTGCGGGACCGGAGCAACGTATAAATATATTAGAAAAACATTAGGTGATTCTGCGAAAATTTTTGCGTTCCCTAACTTTGAATCCTGGGAAAGAGCCTGTAAGGGCGAAGTTCCGGATTTTCTTACAAAAAGAGGTGCCGTATGA
- the hemB gene encoding porphobilinogen synthase: MSSESLLGLRRNRLNAPLRNLVSSESLNPKKLVQPIFVAESLKSPEKMSSLPGVFRDSQDSILSQIESDLKNGVEHFLLFLVPEKKSDDSIPKSFYKNVIGTIKSKFPETFLWVDTCLCSLTTHGHCGLLDPKGRIDNISSVRRLSELALCYAESGADGISPSDMMDGRIRSHRNILDSNGFQHVPIMSYSTKFKSHFYGPFREAAESAPGHGDRSSYQIDVRNREDSILSSIRDAEEGADLLMVKPGITSIDLILPIKEQTGLPVGAYQVSGEYASIAMLAENGFCKFEDALKETWQVFSRAGASYLITYAARRGKEILG, encoded by the coding sequence ATGAGTTCCGAGAGTTTGCTGGGCCTAAGAAGAAATCGTCTCAATGCCCCGCTCAGAAATTTAGTGTCTTCGGAGAGTTTGAATCCTAAAAAACTGGTCCAGCCGATCTTTGTGGCGGAAAGTCTGAAATCTCCGGAAAAAATGTCTTCTTTACCTGGAGTATTCCGTGATAGCCAGGATTCCATTTTATCTCAAATCGAATCGGACCTGAAAAATGGCGTGGAACATTTCCTTCTGTTTTTGGTTCCTGAAAAAAAGTCGGATGATTCTATTCCGAAATCATTTTATAAAAACGTAATTGGCACTATCAAATCCAAATTTCCGGAAACTTTTCTTTGGGTAGATACTTGTCTTTGTTCTTTGACCACTCATGGCCATTGTGGTCTTTTAGATCCGAAAGGTAGAATAGACAATATAAGCTCCGTCAGAAGACTTTCCGAGTTGGCTCTTTGTTATGCTGAGTCAGGCGCTGACGGTATCTCCCCTTCTGATATGATGGATGGTAGAATTAGGAGTCATAGAAATATTCTGGACTCTAACGGTTTCCAACATGTCCCGATCATGAGTTATTCTACTAAATTTAAGAGCCATTTTTACGGTCCATTCAGAGAAGCAGCTGAGTCCGCTCCCGGTCATGGGGATCGTTCTTCTTATCAAATCGATGTAAGGAACAGGGAAGATTCTATTCTTTCATCTATCAGAGACGCGGAAGAAGGCGCGGATCTCCTGATGGTCAAGCCTGGTATAACTTCTATTGATCTGATCTTACCGATCAAAGAGCAGACCGGGTTGCCTGTGGGTGCTTACCAAGTGAGCGGGGAATATGCATCCATTGCAATGCTCGCGGAAAATGGATTTTGTAAATTTGAAGATGCGCTTAAAGAGACCTGGCAAGTGTTTTCCAGAGCGGGCGCATCTTATCTGATTACTTACGCTGCAAGAAGAGGGAAGGAGATTTTAGGCTGA
- the hemL gene encoding glutamate-1-semialdehyde 2,1-aminomutase has translation MFPSSKELFERAKKVAPGGVHSPVRSFRSVGGDPIFFQSGKGAKLTDVSGKEYIDYCLSFGPLILGHRDEDVQKIVSETAELAWSFGAAEPYSLELAEWIVSKIPWVEKIRFVNSGTEAVMSALRVARAATGRDKILKFDGCYHGHLDALLVKAGSGLAGESSSDSAGIGSELIKNTLVLPLDDEKAVEELFAKEGKNIAVLVIEPLPANYGLLIQRKEYLSKIVEIARKHGSLVLFDEVISGFRVGLTGMSGELGIVPDLVTYGKIIGGGFPVGAYAGRADLLDLVAPQGPVYQAGTLSASPFGMRAGLATLQKCVKDNVWNVLESRTKSFVSGMVSILRERDPEGDWDSSLHSSLFWFHKKSSSPIRTVDKIPAGHKEGFAKVFHALLAEGIYLAPSGYEVGFLSYAHSEKILSETLEKADTALKKLKV, from the coding sequence ATGTTTCCAAGTTCTAAGGAACTTTTTGAAAGAGCAAAAAAAGTAGCGCCGGGTGGAGTACATTCTCCGGTTAGATCCTTTCGTTCCGTAGGAGGAGATCCTATATTCTTCCAATCCGGAAAAGGCGCTAAACTTACGGATGTTTCCGGAAAAGAATATATAGATTATTGTTTAAGTTTTGGTCCCTTGATCTTGGGTCATAGGGACGAAGATGTCCAAAAAATAGTCTCTGAAACCGCAGAACTTGCTTGGAGTTTCGGAGCTGCCGAACCTTATTCATTAGAACTTGCAGAATGGATCGTGTCTAAGATCCCTTGGGTAGAAAAGATCCGATTTGTAAACAGCGGAACCGAAGCAGTAATGAGTGCATTACGTGTGGCTCGTGCTGCGACCGGTAGGGACAAAATCCTAAAATTCGACGGATGTTATCATGGTCATTTGGATGCATTGCTTGTAAAAGCAGGCTCTGGACTTGCGGGAGAATCTTCTTCGGATAGCGCAGGGATCGGTTCAGAGTTAATTAAAAATACCTTGGTCCTTCCTTTGGACGATGAGAAAGCAGTTGAGGAACTTTTTGCGAAAGAAGGCAAAAATATTGCCGTGTTGGTGATAGAGCCTCTTCCTGCAAATTACGGTTTATTAATACAGAGAAAAGAGTATTTATCTAAGATCGTAGAGATTGCGAGAAAACACGGGAGTCTTGTACTTTTCGACGAGGTGATCAGCGGATTTCGGGTCGGATTAACAGGGATGAGCGGAGAATTGGGAATTGTGCCTGATCTAGTGACCTACGGAAAGATCATTGGCGGGGGATTTCCAGTCGGAGCTTATGCAGGTAGGGCCGACTTATTGGATCTGGTTGCTCCTCAAGGACCTGTATACCAAGCAGGAACGTTAAGTGCTAGTCCTTTTGGAATGAGGGCCGGTCTTGCTACCCTCCAAAAATGTGTAAAAGATAATGTGTGGAACGTTTTAGAGAGTCGCACCAAATCTTTTGTTTCCGGAATGGTCTCTATTTTGAGGGAGAGGGATCCTGAGGGAGATTGGGACTCCAGCTTACATTCTTCTTTGTTTTGGTTCCATAAGAAGTCCTCCTCCCCTATCCGAACTGTGGATAAAATTCCCGCAGGCCATAAAGAAGGTTTTGCAAAAGTTTTTCATGCACTTCTTGCAGAAGGAATTTATTTGGCTCCTTCCGGTTACGAAGTCGGTTTTTTGAGTTATGCTCATTCTGAAAAAATACTTTCCGAAACTTTGGAAAAAGCGGATACCGCATTAAAAAAATTGAAAGTATGA
- a CDS encoding sensor histidine kinase has translation MKVFDSKKIVLPVIWVVTTVSLGVWWLFLGLRQNRMATELAARLGSQIGLDFLEKLERQSAMIKMEGTFFLFLLVSGGATLVWLTFREEKRNKLIHDFFSTVTHEMKTPLASLRLQAESLLEEGVDAGKDKLLHRLLKDSDRIESQMNKALYLASLMRSEGLYLEELDLRHWEESLREEWSELDIQTEWKETKVLADRRALESIFRNLLENSVQHGGATKVKILSEPISGDKIKFRFEDNGKGFSGDFKLLGRLFLRHTSTSGTGVGLYIAEKLAGRMGGNFSVRNSESGGFLAELILPSYPSQRRNGL, from the coding sequence ATGAAGGTCTTCGATTCTAAAAAGATTGTTTTACCGGTTATCTGGGTTGTGACCACGGTCTCGCTCGGAGTGTGGTGGCTTTTTTTAGGGTTAAGACAAAATAGAATGGCGACTGAACTTGCCGCTCGTTTGGGATCTCAGATCGGTCTCGATTTTTTGGAAAAATTAGAAAGGCAAAGTGCCATGATCAAAATGGAAGGCACCTTCTTTCTATTTTTATTGGTAAGCGGCGGAGCAACCTTAGTTTGGCTGACTTTCCGGGAAGAAAAAAGAAATAAACTTATCCATGATTTTTTCTCCACTGTGACTCATGAAATGAAAACTCCTTTGGCAAGTCTCAGGCTACAAGCCGAGAGTTTGTTGGAAGAAGGTGTGGATGCAGGAAAAGACAAACTTCTTCATAGATTATTAAAAGACTCGGATCGTATAGAATCTCAGATGAACAAGGCATTATACCTGGCAAGTCTCATGAGATCGGAGGGATTATATTTAGAAGAGTTGGACCTCCGACACTGGGAAGAAAGTCTAAGAGAAGAGTGGTCCGAATTGGACATCCAGACCGAATGGAAAGAGACCAAAGTGTTAGCAGATAGAAGAGCGCTCGAAAGTATTTTCAGGAATCTTTTGGAAAACTCCGTGCAACATGGAGGAGCGACTAAGGTAAAAATTCTTTCGGAACCGATTTCCGGAGATAAGATCAAATTCAGATTTGAAGACAACGGAAAAGGTTTCTCCGGTGATTTTAAATTATTAGGAAGATTGTTTTTAAGACATACAAGCACTAGTGGTACTGGAGTCGGATTGTATATCGCAGAAAAATTAGCCGGAAGAATGGGGGGGAACTTCTCCGTTCGAAATTCTGAGTCAGGAGGATTTTTGGCAGAGCTTATTCTCCCCTCTTATCCTTCTCAAAGGAGAAACGGTCTATGA
- a CDS encoding response regulator transcription factor: protein MKAKLLLVEDDRSLGETLKERLEKEGYEMVWTVSAQSAKVLAAESKPDLILLDVRLPDGDGFELAEELKSRKDCPPFLFLTAHSGAPERLRGFELGAEEFIPKPFHLKELLIRVKHVLESHKHSIKQAKYSYEGYLLDFYGYCILTPSKEEIHLSRRDCALLNFLVEERGRTVSRDEILDRLWGEEKFPTNRTIDNSIVRLRQAFGDRGEDAIRSVRGVGYQWIGDLKNV from the coding sequence ATGAAAGCGAAATTATTATTAGTAGAAGATGATCGATCTTTAGGTGAAACTTTAAAAGAACGTTTGGAGAAAGAAGGATACGAAATGGTTTGGACCGTTTCTGCTCAATCGGCAAAAGTTTTAGCGGCGGAATCTAAGCCGGATCTGATACTTTTAGATGTACGTCTGCCGGACGGAGACGGATTCGAATTAGCCGAAGAATTAAAATCCAGAAAAGATTGCCCTCCATTTTTATTTTTAACTGCACATTCAGGAGCGCCGGAACGTTTGAGAGGATTCGAACTAGGCGCAGAAGAATTTATACCTAAACCGTTCCACTTAAAGGAATTGTTAATTAGGGTCAAACACGTATTAGAATCTCATAAACATTCCATAAAACAGGCTAAATATTCTTACGAAGGTTATCTTTTGGATTTTTACGGATATTGTATCCTTACTCCATCCAAAGAAGAGATCCATCTTTCCAGAAGAGACTGCGCTCTCTTAAACTTTCTGGTAGAAGAAAGAGGAAGAACAGTTAGCCGAGATGAGATCCTAGATCGCCTCTGGGGAGAGGAAAAATTCCCAACAAATAGAACTATAGATAATTCCATTGTTAGATTGCGCCAAGCCTTCGGAGACAGGGGCGAAGATGCGATTCGTTCCGTGAGAGGAGTCGGCTACCAATGGATCGGAGACTTAAAAAATGTCTAA
- a CDS encoding uroporphyrinogen decarboxylase family protein encodes MSNTRFQAALKLQPQSTPPIWMMRQAGRYHWHYQNLRKKHSFEELCKVPELAAEVAFGPVDDFDFDTAILFSDILFPLEAFGMGLRFGDEGPKLGWHLSTLEDLNKFYPLEQAVEFMGFQKDAVIQTRKRISKDKSLIGFIGGPWTLFCYATQGKHDGNLILPKISEKLREGFYEKILALLKENIRLQLEGGAEIVMIFDTAAGDASPVFFQEAILPTIQVLVEAFPGKIGYYAKNLAPGSLQSLREVSGLTGFGMDHRTDIVGFLGNGSHFVQGNFDQALLFMEPGEFKKYLNHWIRPFLDLVPEKRAGWVCGLGHGVLPKTPEANIRTFVSTIREAFV; translated from the coding sequence ATGTCTAATACTAGATTTCAGGCTGCACTTAAACTTCAGCCACAATCCACTCCTCCAATTTGGATGATGCGTCAAGCCGGTCGTTATCATTGGCATTACCAAAATTTAAGAAAAAAACATTCTTTCGAAGAGTTATGTAAAGTTCCCGAACTTGCCGCAGAAGTCGCTTTTGGTCCCGTAGATGATTTTGATTTTGATACCGCAATTTTATTCTCTGATATTCTTTTTCCTTTAGAAGCTTTCGGAATGGGCTTACGTTTCGGTGACGAAGGTCCTAAACTTGGCTGGCATCTTTCCACATTAGAAGATTTGAATAAGTTTTACCCTTTAGAACAAGCGGTGGAATTTATGGGATTTCAAAAGGACGCGGTAATCCAGACCAGAAAAAGGATCTCCAAAGATAAATCTTTGATAGGATTTATCGGAGGGCCTTGGACCTTGTTCTGTTATGCTACCCAAGGGAAACATGATGGAAATCTAATACTTCCTAAAATTTCCGAAAAACTGAGAGAAGGTTTTTACGAGAAGATACTTGCTTTATTAAAAGAGAATATACGTCTACAATTGGAAGGTGGAGCGGAAATCGTAATGATCTTTGATACCGCCGCCGGAGACGCTTCTCCGGTATTCTTCCAAGAGGCGATATTGCCTACCATCCAGGTCTTGGTAGAGGCCTTCCCGGGCAAGATCGGTTATTATGCCAAAAATCTTGCCCCAGGTTCTTTACAATCTCTTCGAGAAGTTTCCGGTCTGACCGGATTCGGAATGGATCATAGGACTGATATCGTCGGCTTTTTAGGAAATGGTTCTCATTTTGTACAAGGGAATTTTGATCAGGCATTATTATTCATGGAGCCTGGAGAATTTAAGAAATATTTAAATCATTGGATCAGGCCGTTTTTAGATCTGGTCCCTGAAAAAAGAGCAGGATGGGTATGCGGTTTGGGACACGGAGTCCTTCCAAAAACCCCGGAAGCGAATATTAGAACTTTCGTAAGTACGATACGTGAGGCATTCGTATGA
- the hemN gene encoding oxygen-independent coproporphyrinogen III oxidase translates to MSSKSDLIRKYDVPAPRYTSYPTVPYWEDNPTREEWIDALRRRLVPDDSSVALYLHIPFCETLCSFCGCNTSITKNHSVEDPYVETVLQEFRKYQEELPELTKRELRELHLGGGSPTYLSESNLESLLKPILDSWNVADSPEFSLEVDPRRTRLSQLEVLAKYGFRRISLGVQDFDPEVQRLVNRIQPYELTAAITQGSRKLGYNSVNFDLIYGLPKQTKESMKETIRKTLELRPDRIAFYSYAHVPWIKAAQRLFTEDDLPKGEEKRELYEIGRELFLSSGYKEIGMDHFALESDSLYAAYQNGNLHRNFMGYTTKSTDLLLGLGVSAISDSWDCFYQNEKILKKYQRRISENGQAILRGHKLNSEDLIQRELILKLSTLGKVEVPDSIFEEVRLYLASMEDDNLIEWKGKTLVLTDLGKPFLRNACTGLDMRLRRKSPETKVFSQSI, encoded by the coding sequence ATGAGTTCCAAATCTGATCTAATTCGAAAATATGATGTTCCCGCGCCCAGGTATACTAGCTATCCTACTGTGCCGTATTGGGAGGACAACCCTACCCGAGAAGAATGGATAGATGCGCTTCGCAGAAGGTTGGTCCCTGACGATTCTTCGGTAGCATTATACCTTCATATTCCATTTTGTGAGACTCTTTGTTCTTTCTGCGGATGTAATACTTCTATCACCAAAAACCATTCCGTAGAAGATCCTTATGTGGAAACGGTTCTGCAAGAATTTCGAAAATACCAGGAAGAACTTCCTGAGTTGACTAAGCGTGAGTTAAGAGAGCTACATTTAGGCGGAGGATCTCCTACTTATCTTTCCGAATCTAATTTGGAAAGTTTGTTAAAACCAATTTTAGATTCTTGGAATGTTGCTGATTCTCCCGAATTCTCCTTGGAAGTAGATCCGAGAAGGACCAGACTTTCACAGTTAGAAGTTTTAGCAAAATACGGATTTAGAAGGATCAGTTTAGGTGTACAAGACTTCGATCCGGAAGTACAAAGATTGGTAAATCGTATCCAGCCTTATGAATTGACTGCCGCGATTACTCAGGGTTCTCGCAAATTAGGATATAATTCGGTAAACTTCGATCTGATCTATGGACTTCCGAAACAAACTAAAGAAAGTATGAAGGAAACGATCCGGAAAACTTTGGAACTTAGACCTGATCGTATCGCATTCTACAGCTACGCTCATGTTCCTTGGATCAAGGCTGCACAAAGATTATTCACCGAAGATGATCTTCCTAAGGGAGAAGAAAAAAGAGAACTCTATGAGATTGGAAGAGAACTCTTTTTGAGCTCAGGATATAAAGAAATTGGAATGGACCATTTTGCTTTGGAGTCCGATTCGCTGTATGCCGCTTATCAAAACGGGAATCTTCATCGAAATTTTATGGGTTATACCACCAAGTCCACTGACCTACTTTTGGGATTAGGTGTGTCTGCAATTTCGGATAGTTGGGATTGTTTCTATCAGAACGAAAAGATCCTGAAAAAATACCAAAGAAGAATTTCGGAAAACGGACAGGCAATACTCAGGGGACATAAATTGAATTCTGAAGATTTGATCCAAAGAGAACTCATTCTAAAACTTTCTACTTTGGGGAAAGTAGAGGTTCCGGATTCGATTTTTGAAGAGGTCCGCCTCTATTTGGCCAGTATGGAAGACGATAATTTAATAGAGTGGAAAGGAAAAACCCTTGTTTTAACAGACCTGGGAAAACCTTTCTTAAGGAATGCATGCACAGGTTTGGACATGCGTTTGAGAAGAAAAAGTCCTGAAACCAAGGTATTTTCTCAGTCTATTTGA
- a CDS encoding LA_0442/LA_0875 N-terminal domain-containing protein, giving the protein MLSLHLKKIIPILLIVFAPVGIFPVTVLLREGGKVKGDIITQNQHSVLLQTESGKRKVDKDLILKILFQDINDDEEEKIRKEEEDKLASDKKEQEDKEAAQRQLEEDKQKEEDLKKQAAAEEEARRLEELRKQEAKRPLNALWRSAAVPGWGQYYTDRKFQSLLYPTLFAMTAFVAYDKFRVYRTSVKEYGDLGNPYTRESLTLAAIGQAQAAVTPSLSPVDAYFANQRSQVQLKREEADKNFREYQGVLYVLGGIYILNLLDSYFFANSVKSVVQFSDGQSKGMVISAMPSSVGAGSGFSSNGTFSGLETKYTMGYRFDF; this is encoded by the coding sequence ATGTTATCTTTGCATTTAAAAAAAATTATTCCGATCCTATTGATCGTATTTGCTCCTGTTGGGATTTTTCCTGTTACTGTTCTATTGAGAGAAGGTGGAAAAGTAAAAGGTGATATCATCACCCAAAACCAACATTCCGTTCTTCTCCAAACAGAATCAGGAAAACGTAAAGTAGATAAAGATCTAATTCTTAAAATACTTTTCCAAGACATAAACGACGACGAAGAAGAGAAGATCCGTAAAGAGGAAGAAGACAAACTCGCTTCTGACAAAAAAGAGCAAGAAGACAAGGAAGCTGCTCAGAGACAACTTGAAGAAGACAAACAAAAAGAAGAAGATCTAAAAAAACAGGCAGCAGCGGAAGAAGAAGCGCGTCGCTTGGAAGAACTTCGTAAACAAGAAGCAAAACGTCCTTTGAATGCACTCTGGAGATCCGCGGCAGTACCCGGCTGGGGTCAATATTATACTGATAGAAAGTTCCAGTCTCTTCTCTACCCTACCCTATTCGCTATGACTGCATTTGTTGCTTATGATAAATTCAGAGTGTATAGAACTTCCGTAAAAGAGTACGGAGATCTTGGAAATCCATATACGAGAGAAAGTCTTACACTTGCTGCGATTGGCCAGGCCCAAGCTGCAGTTACCCCATCTTTATCCCCAGTTGATGCATATTTTGCGAATCAAAGAAGTCAGGTTCAGTTAAAAAGAGAAGAAGCAGACAAAAACTTCAGAGAATACCAGGGCGTCTTATATGTGTTAGGCGGAATTTATATCTTGAACCTGCTGGATTCGTATTTTTTTGCAAATTCCGTCAAATCCGTAGTCCAGTTTTCGGACGGGCAAAGTAAGGGGATGGTAATCTCGGCTATGCCTTCCAGCGTTGGAGCAGGAAGTGGATTTTCCAGCAACGGAACCTTTTCCGGATTGGAAACCAAATATACGATGGGTTACAGATTCGATTTCTGA